The following coding sequences lie in one Kingella potus genomic window:
- a CDS encoding SDR family NAD(P)-dependent oxidoreductase, whose amino-acid sequence MNTLTNKTAVITGAGSGIGQAIAVKFAELGAKVLVTGRKEAPLKETAALHGNISYIVADAGNTEDIARILADVQARFGRLDIIVNNAGMAPVTPLENQTLAEFDAVFNINVRAVVDMAQQALSLLKESRGSIINIGSAVANQPLPNMSVYSASKAALKTLTFVWAKELAKDGIRVNNIAVGPIETPIYEKTELSAAEAQAHKDRVTAMVPLGRFGQPADIAELAAHLASDAGAFITGADIPVDGGFGI is encoded by the coding sequence ATGAACACTTTAACCAACAAAACCGCCGTTATCACAGGCGCAGGCAGCGGTATCGGACAAGCCATCGCCGTCAAATTCGCCGAACTGGGCGCAAAAGTGCTGGTTACGGGGCGCAAAGAAGCTCCGCTCAAAGAAACCGCCGCCCTGCACGGCAACATCAGCTACATCGTTGCCGACGCAGGCAACACCGAAGACATTGCCCGCATTTTGGCAGATGTGCAAGCCCGTTTCGGACGGCTGGACATCATCGTCAACAACGCAGGCATGGCACCCGTAACCCCGCTTGAAAATCAAACACTTGCCGAATTTGACGCGGTGTTCAACATCAACGTGCGTGCGGTGGTGGACATGGCGCAGCAAGCCTTGTCGCTGCTCAAAGAGAGCCGTGGCAGCATCATCAACATCGGCTCGGCGGTCGCCAACCAGCCCCTGCCCAATATGTCGGTGTATTCCGCCAGCAAAGCCGCGCTCAAAACGCTGACTTTCGTGTGGGCAAAAGAGCTCGCCAAAGACGGTATCCGTGTGAACAACATCGCCGTCGGCCCGATTGAAACGCCGATTTACGAAAAAACCGAACTTTCCGCCGCCGAAGCCCAAGCGCACAAAGACCGCGTAACTGCCATGGTGCCGCTCGGCCGCTTCGGACAGCCCGCCGACATCGCCGAACTCGCCGCTCATCTGGCCTCGGACGCAGGCGCGTTCATCACAGGCGCGGACATTCCCGTGGACGGCGGATTTGGGATTTAA
- a CDS encoding GNAT family N-acetyltransferase: MQLTINENLSLEPLKTSDAADIFHTIDQERAYLGEWLPFITLTKELADTERFIKSALETVEKSKEYIFCIRKNGQFAGLISFVQTDIRNQKTKIGYWLKKAYQKQGIMTLAVKRMCEFAFNDLHMNRVEICCGVGNLPSQSIPKRLGFVFEGIERQGERVSDGVFRDLQVYAVLKDGFGG, from the coding sequence ATGCAACTCACCATCAACGAAAACCTATCTCTTGAACCCCTCAAAACCAGCGACGCGGCGGATATTTTTCACACCATAGACCAAGAGCGGGCATATTTGGGCGAGTGGCTGCCCTTTATTACCCTGACCAAAGAACTTGCCGACACGGAACGCTTTATCAAATCGGCATTGGAGACGGTGGAAAAAAGCAAAGAATATATTTTTTGTATCCGCAAAAACGGGCAGTTCGCAGGGCTGATTAGTTTTGTCCAAACCGACATCCGCAACCAAAAAACCAAAATCGGCTATTGGCTAAAAAAAGCCTATCAAAAGCAAGGTATTATGACTTTGGCGGTTAAAAGAATGTGCGAATTTGCCTTTAACGATTTGCACATGAACCGCGTAGAAATCTGCTGCGGTGTCGGCAATCTGCCCAGCCAAAGCATACCCAAACGCTTGGGATTTGTTTTTGAAGGCATAGAACGGCAGGGCGAACGGGTTTCAGACGGCGTGTTTAGGGATTTGCAAGTGTATGCCGTGTTAAAAGACGGGTTTGGTGGGTGA
- a CDS encoding MarR family winged helix-turn-helix transcriptional regulator, protein MSNQTDRVDDIIAQWHAARPDLRSGLPAMAILGRLNRCNALLAPQLGKIFAEYGLNFGEFDVLATLRRAGAPFILSPTALYATLMVSSGTMTHRLKILENRGLIDRLPNPDDSRSQLVQLSDAGKTLIDQAVTAHLANENALLSNLSDAEKQALDTGLRALLREWESDKTD, encoded by the coding sequence ATGAGCAACCAAACCGACCGCGTGGACGACATCATCGCCCAATGGCACGCCGCACGCCCCGACCTGCGTTCAGGACTGCCTGCGATGGCGATCTTAGGGCGGCTGAACCGCTGCAACGCCCTGTTAGCACCGCAATTGGGCAAAATCTTTGCCGAATACGGGCTGAACTTCGGCGAATTTGACGTACTCGCCACCCTACGCCGAGCAGGCGCGCCGTTTATCCTTTCGCCCACCGCCCTTTACGCCACGCTGATGGTGTCGTCAGGCACGATGACCCACCGCTTGAAAATCCTAGAAAATCGCGGACTCATCGACCGCCTGCCGAACCCCGACGACAGCCGCAGCCAGCTCGTACAACTAAGCGACGCAGGCAAAACGCTGATAGACCAAGCCGTTACCGCCCATCTCGCCAACGAAAACGCCCTGCTGTCAAACCTGAGCGACGCAGAAAAACAGGCACTGGACACAGGACTGCGGGCATTGCTTAGAGAATGGGAAAGCGACAAGACGGATTGA
- a CDS encoding restriction endonuclease subunit S — translation MKRYPHYKDSGVAWLGEVPQHWKVKQCRHIFKIHNGATPKSGEADYWSDDIVWITPEDLGNNEGKEISDSRRKISKEGDANCGTSLAPAGSIALSNRAPIGHLAKTTVAACVNQGCRLLEVLNDDADFLYYQLYAAKSELISLGQGTTFMELTRQNLAALKLVMPPISEQQAIAAWLDAKTAQIDALIRRKQVLLEKLAEKRSALISHAVTKGLNPAAAMKDSGVAWLGEVPQHWEVSKLRWHIKISSGDSIHHQYISQSKDDVNIFPVIGGNGVMGYTELVNSHCALVVGRVGALCGNVHIVDCSSWITDNALKISYWSGLEIKYFFYVLVAADLNNLANKTAQPLITGEMVKSLLVCIPPLPEQQAIAAFLDSETARIDTQRQAVEKALAKLQEYRSALISHAVTGKIDIRHL, via the coding sequence ATGAAACGCTATCCGCACTACAAAGATTCGGGCGTGGCATGGCTGGGCGAAGTGCCGCAGCATTGGAAAGTGAAGCAATGCCGTCATATATTTAAAATCCATAATGGTGCAACGCCGAAAAGTGGTGAAGCCGATTATTGGAGTGATGATATTGTTTGGATTACTCCCGAAGATTTAGGCAACAATGAAGGCAAGGAAATTTCAGACAGTCGCAGGAAAATCAGCAAAGAAGGCGATGCAAACTGCGGCACATCTCTTGCTCCCGCAGGAAGTATTGCCTTATCCAATCGTGCCCCTATTGGACATTTGGCAAAAACTACCGTTGCCGCGTGCGTCAATCAGGGTTGCAGGTTACTTGAAGTCTTGAATGACGATGCTGATTTTCTCTATTACCAGCTTTATGCTGCCAAATCAGAGCTAATTAGTTTGGGACAAGGTACAACCTTTATGGAATTGACGCGCCAAAACTTAGCAGCTTTGAAATTGGTAATGCCACCCATCTCCGAACAACAAGCCATTGCCGCTTGGTTGGACGCTAAGACGGCGCAGATTGATGCCCTAATCCGCCGCAAGCAGGTGCTGCTGGAAAAACTGGCGGAAAAACGCAGCGCCTTGATTTCCCATGCAGTTACCAAAGGACTGAACCCCGCCGCCGCGATGAAAGATTCAGGCGTGGCATGGCTGGGCGAAGTGCCGCAGCATTGGGAGGTTTCAAAGTTGCGTTGGCATATTAAGATTTCCAGCGGAGACAGTATTCACCATCAATATATTTCACAAAGCAAAGATGACGTGAATATTTTTCCTGTTATCGGCGGTAATGGCGTGATGGGATATACGGAATTAGTCAACTCTCATTGTGCGTTAGTTGTTGGCAGAGTGGGTGCACTGTGTGGGAACGTTCATATAGTAGATTGCAGTAGCTGGATTACTGATAACGCACTAAAAATTAGTTACTGGTCTGGCTTGGAAATAAAATATTTCTTTTATGTACTTGTTGCCGCAGATTTGAATAATTTAGCTAACAAAACGGCACAGCCATTGATTACTGGAGAAATGGTTAAATCCTTGCTTGTCTGTATTCCACCCCTCCCAGAACAACAAGCCATCGCCGCTTTTTTGGATAGCGAGACGGCGCGGATTGACACGCAGCGGCAGGCGGTGGAAAAGGCGCTTGCCAAGTTGCAGGAATACCGCAGCGCGCTCATCAGCCATGCGGTAACGGGCAAGATAGATATTCGCCATTTGTGA
- the nfsB gene encoding oxygen-insensitive NAD(P)H nitroreductase: MNVKNLSENRYSTKKFDPTKKISADDFAQIKAALRNAPSSVNIQPWHFVIADDDAGKARIAKSAENFPYNREKITNASHVVVFAARKHADDAYVTAVVEQEDQDGRFATAEAKAAGDDIRRVYVGYHREQFQDESAWLAKQVHINLGFVLFAAAALGIDAVPMEGVDMKVLNQEFGLNEKGYTAVAVVPFGYRAADDYNAALPKSRFAEEVIFSKA; this comes from the coding sequence ATGAACGTCAAAAACCTCTCCGAAAACCGCTATTCCACCAAAAAATTCGACCCTACGAAAAAAATCAGTGCGGATGATTTTGCGCAAATCAAAGCCGCCTTGCGCAACGCACCGTCCAGCGTCAATATCCAGCCGTGGCATTTCGTCATTGCCGACGATGACGCAGGCAAAGCCCGCATTGCCAAATCCGCCGAAAACTTCCCTTATAACCGTGAAAAAATCACCAACGCCTCGCATGTGGTGGTTTTCGCCGCGCGCAAACACGCCGACGATGCCTATGTAACCGCCGTAGTGGAACAAGAAGACCAAGACGGCCGCTTTGCCACCGCCGAAGCCAAAGCCGCCGGCGACGACATCCGCCGCGTTTATGTCGGCTATCACCGTGAGCAATTCCAAGACGAAAGCGCATGGCTTGCCAAACAAGTACATATCAATTTGGGCTTTGTGCTGTTCGCCGCCGCAGCCTTGGGCATTGATGCCGTGCCGATGGAAGGCGTGGATATGAAAGTGCTCAACCAAGAATTCGGCCTAAACGAAAAAGGCTACACCGCCGTCGCCGTCGTTCCCTTCGGCTACCGTGCCGCCGACGATTACAACGCTGCCCTGCCCAAATCCCGCTTTGCCGAAGAAGTGATTTTTTCTAAGGCTTAA
- a CDS encoding type I restriction-modification system subunit M, protein MQQQELISFIWNIANKLRGPYRPPQYRRVMLPLIVLRRFDLVLEPVKEKILAEKARLEAKGIKGTALDVALRQISGSKLYNTSPFTFAKLLEDSENLASNLSAYIQGFSPEARDIFEKFDFESEIAKLDEANILYLVLKEFIGSEIDLSPERLSNLQMGYIFEELVRKFNEQANEEAGDHFTPREVIRLMVQLLFTGEEEVFKPGIYRSIYDPTAGTGGMLSVSEQYIKEQNPTANLELFGQEYNAESYAICCADLLIKGEEIDNLIFGDTLGLTDSKNKSGGFVPHDGHPDKQFHYMFANPPFGVEWKREESYVRDEYARLGFGGRFGAGLPRINDGSLLFLQHMMAKMRPADGDGSKIAIVFNGSPLFTGDAGSGESNIRRWIIENDLLDAVIALPDQMFYNTGIYTYIWIISNKKPPHRRGKVQLIDGTRHYQKMAKSLGSKRNELSDGHIAELVRLYAENQHDEPSRFNCAGQPEERLCSKIFNNRDFGFLKITVERPLRLNFQASPERIARLDAQSAFAALAVSKKRKNAEAVQTEIVQGQALQQKIKATLAAISGETVYKNRDAFGKVLDAAYQKSDLRLKAPLKKAILAALSERDPSADICTDSKGRAEADSELRDSETVPLPSDIALPLPLGYDNESGHAALLELVQEHCEDYLAREVLPHVPDAWIDHSKTKIGYEIPLTRHFYTYRPPRPLAEIAAEIGVLEQQIAAMLKEVVQ, encoded by the coding sequence ATGCAGCAACAAGAACTTATCTCCTTTATCTGGAACATCGCCAACAAGCTGCGCGGGCCGTACCGTCCGCCGCAATACCGCCGCGTTATGCTGCCGTTGATTGTGCTGCGCCGTTTTGATTTGGTGCTTGAGCCGGTCAAAGAAAAAATCTTGGCAGAAAAAGCCCGTTTGGAGGCCAAAGGCATCAAAGGCACGGCGCTGGATGTGGCATTGCGGCAAATCAGCGGCAGCAAGCTCTACAACACCAGCCCGTTTACCTTCGCCAAACTCTTGGAAGACAGCGAAAATCTGGCAAGCAATCTCAGCGCCTATATCCAAGGCTTTTCGCCGGAAGCGCGCGATATTTTTGAAAAATTCGACTTTGAAAGCGAAATCGCCAAGCTCGATGAAGCCAACATCCTCTATCTGGTGCTGAAAGAATTTATCGGCAGCGAAATCGACCTTTCGCCCGAGCGGCTCAGCAATTTGCAGATGGGCTATATCTTTGAAGAGCTGGTGCGCAAATTCAACGAACAGGCCAACGAAGAAGCGGGCGACCATTTCACTCCGCGCGAAGTTATCCGCCTGATGGTGCAGCTTTTATTTACCGGTGAAGAAGAAGTATTCAAGCCCGGTATTTACCGCAGCATTTACGACCCCACCGCCGGCACGGGCGGTATGTTGTCGGTATCCGAACAATACATCAAAGAGCAAAACCCCACCGCCAATCTGGAACTTTTCGGGCAGGAATACAATGCCGAATCCTACGCCATCTGCTGTGCCGACCTGCTCATCAAAGGCGAAGAAATCGACAACCTTATCTTTGGCGACACACTGGGGCTTACAGACAGCAAAAACAAAAGCGGCGGCTTTGTCCCGCACGACGGCCACCCCGACAAACAATTTCACTACATGTTTGCCAACCCGCCCTTCGGCGTGGAGTGGAAGCGCGAAGAATCCTATGTGCGCGACGAATACGCGCGGCTTGGCTTTGGCGGGCGTTTCGGTGCAGGCTTGCCGCGTATTAACGACGGCTCTTTACTCTTCTTGCAGCACATGATGGCAAAAATGCGGCCTGCCGACGGCGACGGCTCAAAAATCGCCATCGTATTTAACGGCTCGCCGCTCTTTACCGGCGATGCGGGCAGCGGCGAGAGCAACATCCGCCGCTGGATAATCGAAAACGACCTGCTTGATGCCGTTATCGCCCTGCCTGACCAAATGTTTTACAACACCGGCATCTACACTTACATCTGGATTATCAGCAACAAAAAACCGCCGCACCGCCGTGGCAAAGTACAGCTCATCGACGGCACACGCCATTATCAAAAAATGGCAAAAAGCCTCGGCAGCAAACGCAACGAACTTTCAGACGGCCACATCGCCGAACTGGTGCGCCTGTATGCCGAAAACCAACACGACGAGCCAAGCCGCTTCAACTGTGCGGGGCAGCCTGAAGAGCGCCTGTGCAGCAAAATCTTTAACAACCGCGACTTCGGCTTTCTCAAAATCACCGTCGAACGCCCGCTGCGGCTCAACTTCCAAGCCAGCCCCGAACGCATCGCCCGCTTGGACGCACAAAGCGCCTTTGCCGCCCTTGCCGTAAGCAAAAAACGCAAAAACGCCGAAGCCGTACAAACAGAAATCGTCCAAGGACAAGCCTTGCAGCAAAAAATCAAAGCCACCCTTGCCGCCATTAGCGGCGAAACCGTCTATAAAAACCGCGACGCATTCGGCAAAGTGCTGGATGCAGCCTACCAAAAAAGCGATCTAAGACTTAAAGCACCGCTGAAAAAAGCCATACTTGCCGCCCTATCCGAACGCGACCCCAGCGCCGACATCTGCACCGATAGCAAAGGCAGGGCAGAAGCCGACAGCGAATTACGCGACAGCGAAACCGTACCGCTGCCAAGCGACATCGCCTTGCCGCTGCCGCTCGGCTACGACAACGAAAGCGGACACGCAGCGCTGCTCGAACTGGTGCAAGAACACTGCGAAGACTATCTGGCGCGCGAAGTCCTGCCGCACGTCCCAGACGCATGGATAGACCACAGCAAAACCAAAATCGGCTACGAAATCCCGCTCACCCGCCATTTCTACACCTACCGCCCGCCGCGCCCCTTGGCAGAAATTGCCGCCGAAATCGGTGTGCTTGAGCAACAAATCGCCGCCATGCTCAAAGAGGTGGTGCAATGA
- a CDS encoding MerR family DNA-binding protein: MKRMKINELSKKSGVNAETIRYYERCGLFSAERDSNGYRSFGAAELARLNFIRSCRSLGFSLDEIKQLQALKEQPAQSCQDADELVARHLSLIADKIAELQKIQAFLHNLSECGERQSKDCKVIKGLDEKASQ; encoded by the coding sequence ATGAAACGCATGAAAATAAACGAATTGAGCAAAAAAAGCGGGGTCAATGCCGAAACCATACGCTATTACGAACGCTGCGGGCTGTTTTCTGCCGAACGCGACAGTAACGGCTACCGCAGTTTCGGTGCAGCAGAACTTGCCCGCCTAAACTTCATCAGAAGCTGCCGTTCTCTGGGGTTCAGTCTGGACGAAATCAAACAACTGCAAGCCCTGAAAGAGCAGCCCGCCCAAAGCTGCCAAGACGCAGACGAGCTGGTTGCCCGCCATTTGAGTTTGATTGCCGACAAAATAGCCGAACTGCAAAAAATCCAAGCCTTTTTGCACAATCTCAGCGAATGTGGCGAACGCCAAAGCAAAGACTGCAAAGTAATCAAAGGGCTGGATGAAAAAGCCAGCCAATAA
- a CDS encoding YciI family protein: MYLITITVNHDLTPEQHEKMFPVHTEWFKKHFAAGSFLMLGPFTDTNAHQGLIFAQTESREALQKILEEDCYYPDFATYEIREFAPKLISEKLPEFAGK; the protein is encoded by the coding sequence ATGTACCTCATCACCATCACCGTCAATCACGACCTTACCCCCGAGCAGCACGAAAAAATGTTCCCTGTGCACACCGAATGGTTCAAAAAACACTTCGCCGCAGGCAGCTTTCTCATGCTCGGCCCGTTCACCGACACCAACGCACATCAAGGCTTGATATTCGCCCAAACCGAAAGCCGCGAAGCCCTGCAAAAAATCTTGGAAGAAGACTGCTACTACCCCGATTTCGCCACCTACGAAATCCGCGAATTTGCGCCCAAACTGATTTCGGAGAAACTGCCCGAGTTTGCAGGGAAATAA
- a CDS encoding GNAT family N-acetyltransferase, whose amino-acid sequence MPNFIRPVILTANQVRLEPLELRHEAGLRQAVQDGEIWRLAVASAPAPEQVAQYIQAAQATRSAFAVIDETTGEVVGTTAFYQPDAQIRRLYVGYTWYRQSAWRTRINSTCKYLLLAHAFETLDCRVVCWETDILNTRSQAAIERLGAKKDGVLRCHKLRKNGTVRDTVAYSMLREEWAAAKAALAGKLGMAAG is encoded by the coding sequence ATGCCAAACTTTATCCGCCCCGTAATCCTGACTGCCAACCAAGTCCGCCTGGAACCGCTTGAGCTGCGGCACGAAGCGGGTTTGCGCCAAGCGGTGCAGGACGGCGAAATCTGGCGGCTTGCGGTAGCCAGCGCACCTGCGCCCGAGCAAGTGGCGCAATACATTCAGGCCGCCCAAGCGACGCGCAGCGCGTTTGCCGTCATCGACGAAACCACCGGCGAAGTGGTCGGTACAACGGCGTTTTACCAGCCCGATGCACAAATCCGCCGCCTGTATGTCGGCTACACCTGGTATCGCCAATCGGCGTGGCGCACACGCATCAACAGTACCTGCAAATACCTGCTGCTCGCCCACGCCTTTGAAACGCTGGACTGCCGCGTAGTGTGCTGGGAAACGGACATCTTGAACACCCGCTCGCAAGCGGCGATAGAACGCTTGGGCGCGAAAAAAGACGGCGTGCTGCGCTGCCACAAACTCCGCAAAAACGGCACGGTGCGCGATACCGTGGCATACAGCATGTTGCGCGAAGAATGGGCGGCGGCAAAAGCGGCATTGGCGGGGAAATTGGGCATGGCGGCGGGTTGA
- a CDS encoding putative quinol monooxygenase — protein sequence MMKKLAILMTALFTLSAHAAPVFNIFELGIAHGKTARYDAVGKHNIRTSIATEQGTLAMYSVKQKANPNMVYMVELYADDAAYQVHRKSPQYAEFVKQSPQILTEHKVKFDTVLQFAGDKKITQTADTKTNFVSVSVKPEHAAAFKAIVLDEMAQSLQKENGVLAMYAATDAKQPEKWYFFEIYASEAAYQSRRATPHFQKYLNETQNMIADTKVYVISPSELGNQGGQLWTAER from the coding sequence ATGATGAAAAAACTCGCAATCCTGATGACCGCCTTATTCACGCTATCCGCCCACGCCGCGCCTGTGTTCAACATCTTCGAGCTGGGTATCGCCCACGGCAAAACCGCCCGCTATGACGCGGTGGGCAAACACAATATCCGCACCTCCATTGCCACCGAACAAGGCACGCTGGCGATGTATTCGGTCAAGCAAAAAGCCAATCCGAACATGGTGTATATGGTGGAGCTGTATGCCGATGACGCCGCCTATCAGGTTCACCGGAAATCGCCGCAATACGCCGAATTTGTCAAACAGTCGCCGCAGATTCTGACCGAACACAAAGTCAAATTTGACACGGTATTGCAGTTTGCAGGCGACAAAAAAATCACCCAAACCGCCGACACCAAAACCAATTTCGTCAGCGTGAGCGTCAAGCCCGAACACGCCGCCGCGTTCAAAGCCATTGTGCTGGACGAAATGGCGCAGTCGCTGCAAAAAGAAAACGGCGTGCTGGCGATGTATGCCGCCACCGATGCCAAGCAGCCTGAAAAGTGGTATTTCTTTGAAATCTACGCCAGCGAAGCCGCCTACCAAAGCCGCCGCGCCACGCCGCATTTTCAAAAATACTTAAACGAAACCCAAAACATGATTGCCGATACAAAGGTTTATGTGATTAGCCCGAGCGAACTGGGCAATCAGGGCGGCCAGCTTTGGACGGCGGAACGATAG
- a CDS encoding EamA family transporter, protein MKQDNLIANVLLTALAPLIWGSTYLVTTEFLPPDRPFTAAVLRCLPAGVLLLLWTRTLPKAGDWGKTAALAFLNIGFFQAMLFIAAYRLPGGLAAVLSSTQVLMVLLLLRFIGRETVAKAAWLFALLGVVGVAMLVLSPHAKSDTLGIVAALAGAASMASGVFFGKRWQVDLPLPALTGWQLFLGGLMLLPVAAWRETLPAAFTAANIGGYLYLCLFGAVLSYALYFRGIAKLPPAAVSSLGLLSPVCAFILGWLFLQQHMNTVSLIGFVLVLVSVFGVQRAAHRK, encoded by the coding sequence ATGAAACAAGACAATCTGATAGCCAATGTTTTACTCACCGCGCTTGCGCCGCTGATTTGGGGTTCGACCTATTTGGTAACCACCGAATTTCTCCCGCCCGACCGCCCGTTTACCGCTGCCGTGCTGCGTTGTCTGCCTGCCGGTGTGCTGCTTTTGTTGTGGACGCGAACCCTACCCAAGGCGGGCGATTGGGGCAAAACGGCGGCCTTGGCGTTTTTGAATATCGGCTTTTTTCAAGCAATGCTGTTTATCGCCGCTTACCGTTTGCCCGGCGGCTTGGCGGCGGTGCTTAGCTCTACGCAGGTGCTGATGGTGCTGTTATTGCTACGCTTTATCGGACGAGAAACGGTGGCAAAAGCGGCGTGGCTGTTCGCCCTGCTCGGCGTGGTCGGGGTGGCGATGTTGGTGCTGTCGCCCCATGCCAAAAGCGATACGCTCGGCATTGTCGCGGCACTGGCGGGTGCTGCGTCGATGGCATCAGGGGTGTTTTTCGGCAAACGCTGGCAGGTGGATTTGCCGCTGCCTGCGCTCACCGGCTGGCAACTGTTTCTCGGCGGACTCATGCTCCTGCCCGTTGCCGCATGGCGTGAAACCCTGCCTGCCGCGTTCACCGCTGCCAATATCGGCGGTTATCTCTATCTGTGCCTGTTCGGTGCGGTGCTGTCTTATGCCTTGTATTTTCGCGGCATTGCCAAGCTGCCGCCCGCCGCCGTGTCGTCGCTCGGTCTGCTCAGCCCCGTTTGCGCCTTTATTCTCGGCTGGCTGTTCTTGCAGCAGCATATGAATACCGTCTCACTCATCGGCTTTGTGCTGGTGTTAGTCTCCGTTTTCGGCGTACAACGCGCCGCTCATCGTAAGTAA
- a CDS encoding aldo/keto reductase yields the protein MKTFNLNNGIAIPSLGFGTYQIAPEQTVQAVQNAIAAGYRHIDTAQAYVNETEVGEGIRGSGIDRSDIFVTSKVWVENAGYEAAKASIGRSLKRLNIGHIDLMLIHQPYGDVHGTWRALEEAQAAGDIRAIGVSNFTADRAVDLGVFNRVMPSVNQIEINPFHQRADLVETLQNENILVEAWAPFAEGKNGIFSNPVLSQIGAKHGKSVAQVIIRWLLERQIVVLVKSSSPERMAQNLDVFDFELDSEDKANIATLDAGESQFFDHQTVERVRQVKEWVFNV from the coding sequence ATGAAAACTTTCAACTTAAACAACGGCATAGCCATTCCGTCGCTCGGCTTCGGCACATACCAAATCGCCCCCGAACAGACGGTACAAGCGGTGCAAAACGCCATTGCCGCAGGCTACCGCCACATCGACACCGCCCAAGCCTATGTCAATGAAACCGAAGTCGGCGAGGGCATTCGTGGGAGCGGTATCGACCGCAGCGACATTTTCGTTACCAGCAAAGTGTGGGTGGAAAACGCAGGCTATGAGGCCGCCAAAGCGTCCATCGGCCGCTCGCTCAAACGCTTAAACATCGGCCACATCGATTTGATGTTGATCCACCAGCCCTACGGCGACGTACACGGCACTTGGCGGGCGCTTGAAGAAGCCCAAGCGGCAGGCGACATCCGTGCCATCGGCGTGAGCAATTTTACCGCCGACCGTGCGGTGGATTTGGGCGTGTTCAACCGTGTGATGCCGTCTGTAAACCAGATTGAAATCAACCCCTTCCACCAGCGGGCGGACTTGGTGGAGACGCTGCAAAACGAAAATATCTTGGTGGAGGCGTGGGCACCTTTCGCCGAGGGCAAAAACGGCATTTTCAGCAATCCCGTGCTGAGCCAAATCGGTGCAAAACACGGCAAAAGCGTGGCGCAAGTGATTATCCGCTGGCTGCTCGAACGGCAAATCGTGGTGCTGGTCAAATCCAGCAGCCCCGAACGCATGGCGCAAAACCTTGATGTGTTTGATTTTGAGCTAGACAGCGAAGACAAAGCGAACATCGCCACGCTGGACGCAGGCGAAAGCCAGTTTTTTGACCATCAGACCGTAGAAAGAGTGCGGCAGGTAAAAGAATGGGTGTTTAACGTGTAG
- a CDS encoding cation transporter, whose translation MRPHYRKVLWFALAVNALMFVVEIVMGVQSGSLSLLSDSLDFFGDAANYGISLWVLGMALHKRARASLLKAATMAVFGGWILLLTVYRWWWQGDVPNYHEMGVVGVLALAANLLTAWVLYAYRDGDSNMQSVWLCSRNDAVGNLLVMAAAGAVYVTQSKLPDLLVAVLMSCLALSAAWRIGSQAVKELRSDK comes from the coding sequence GTGCGTCCGCATTACCGCAAAGTGCTGTGGTTTGCCTTGGCGGTGAACGCCTTGATGTTTGTGGTGGAAATCGTGATGGGTGTCCAATCGGGGTCGCTGTCGCTGCTGTCTGATTCGCTGGATTTTTTCGGCGATGCGGCAAACTACGGCATCAGCCTGTGGGTGTTGGGCATGGCATTGCATAAGCGTGCCAGAGCGTCGCTGCTCAAAGCGGCAACGATGGCGGTGTTTGGCGGCTGGATTTTGCTGTTGACGGTGTACCGCTGGTGGTGGCAGGGCGATGTGCCGAACTATCACGAAATGGGCGTGGTGGGCGTGCTGGCGTTGGCGGCGAACCTGCTGACGGCGTGGGTGCTGTATGCCTATCGGGACGGCGACAGCAATATGCAGAGTGTGTGGCTGTGTTCGCGAAATGACGCGGTGGGCAATCTCTTGGTGATGGCGGCGGCGGGCGCGGTGTATGTTACGCAGTCCAAGCTGCCTGATTTGCTGGTAGCGGTGCTGATGTCCTGCCTTGCTTTGTCGGCGGCTTGGCGGATTGGTTCGCAGGCGGTCAAAGAATTGCGTTCGGACAAGTAG